A genomic region of Sulfobacillus acidophilus DSM 10332 contains the following coding sequences:
- a CDS encoding HNH endonuclease (PFAM: HNH endonuclease~InterPro IPR003615:IPR002711~KEGG: sth:STH166 hypothetical protein~PFAM: HNH endonuclease~SMART: HNH nuclease~SPTR: Conserved domain protein) encodes MVDLNGHPLSPCTPEKVEQNVRDGLAHFSDGILHLHYRPLAYRRVYRQVRRRDGWICAWCGGPGSTLDHVIPICWGGQTTLDNCVIACRACNHSRNNALPSQFIRWTGLEPSHPVIQKILAREAYYLQQAETSLAERPLSACLSREEAQVWVAYRQGELDRVRPTPPESPLSRLKGEGKLFGQYFVP; translated from the coding sequence GTGGTTGACCTGAACGGTCACCCGCTCAGCCCGTGTACTCCCGAAAAAGTCGAGCAAAATGTCCGTGACGGGTTAGCTCATTTTTCGGACGGCATTTTACATCTACATTACCGCCCGCTGGCCTATCGCCGCGTCTATCGGCAGGTCCGCCGTCGAGACGGATGGATTTGTGCTTGGTGCGGTGGGCCCGGGTCGACGCTGGACCATGTTATCCCGATTTGTTGGGGTGGCCAGACGACGTTAGATAACTGCGTCATCGCCTGTCGTGCGTGTAACCACAGCCGGAATAATGCGCTCCCGTCCCAGTTTATTCGTTGGACCGGACTCGAACCGAGCCATCCGGTCATCCAAAAGATTTTGGCTCGCGAGGCCTATTACCTTCAACAAGCCGAAACGAGTTTGGCCGAACGGCCGCTTTCCGCCTGCCTCAGCCGAGAAGAGGCCCAGGTCTGGGTTGCTTACCGTCAAGGCGAATTAGACCGGGTACGCCCCACTCCGCCGGAATCCCCTTTATCTCGACTGAAAGGCGAAGGCAAACTCTTTGGCCAATATTTTGTCCCCTAA
- a CDS encoding Nitrilase/cyanide hydratase and apolipoprotein N-acyltransferase (PFAM: Amidohydrolase; Carbon-nitrogen hydrolase~COGs: COG2159 metal-dependent hydrolase of the TIM-barrel fold~InterPro IPR003010:IPR006992~KEGG: cwo:Cwoe_4140 amidohydrolase 2~PFAM: Nitrilase/cyanide hydratase and apolipoprotein N-acyltransferase; Amidohydrolase 2~SPTR: Amidohydrolase 2) → MTAPRIAVCQAPYLRDAEQATLRALDQLRQAASRGVDVVVFPEWVLGLNPVEVLPNRYTERIARLAQELHVMVVTGSIRVLDAETGKKQQRSLVFDRDGALVGSQAKMNFSPPERPWFEPGTGINAVLTRSGRIVILPGLDATDPVLWKATRELRPDLVVMAANPKTLNERSELQDLAVTRSLEIHGTVVLAPLCGRFSGATYVGGALIASEGRILGITDEPDTVLVAGDAESALIQLGVTDVSSYLPLARPLPGVNLDPKKAVTPEAEKRVLVDWGALASHDIMENGLHLLAVSRENPRWTALAPARPHYAQELHQLLEHGAAGAFMYPGLDRLFPWHDAVRQLGSVLAPYRRPLLVHSGPGLAPLRYDAPALWDEFVAEFPMIPLILLHMGGRSPYVEEALVLAERHPSVWLETSGAPVGAIREAIRQLGTRRVVFGSGGTSALFSTEWAKVEILKEELTPEGFQQVVYHNARALFFPGERAPQRAGNESATIQRLS, encoded by the coding sequence GTGACCGCGCCTCGCATTGCTGTCTGTCAGGCTCCGTATCTACGCGACGCCGAGCAAGCCACCTTACGGGCATTGGATCAATTACGCCAAGCGGCTAGCCGCGGGGTGGACGTGGTCGTGTTTCCCGAGTGGGTGTTAGGCCTAAACCCCGTCGAAGTCCTTCCCAATCGCTATACCGAGCGCATTGCGCGCTTAGCCCAAGAACTGCATGTGATGGTCGTCACCGGCAGTATTCGGGTGCTGGATGCCGAGACGGGCAAAAAGCAGCAACGGTCGCTGGTGTTTGATCGCGATGGGGCTTTAGTGGGCAGCCAGGCCAAAATGAATTTTTCCCCTCCGGAACGGCCCTGGTTTGAACCCGGCACCGGCATTAATGCGGTCCTCACCCGCTCGGGTCGGATCGTCATCTTACCGGGACTCGACGCCACCGACCCCGTTCTCTGGAAGGCCACCCGGGAGCTTCGGCCCGATTTGGTGGTTATGGCCGCTAACCCGAAAACCTTAAACGAGCGGAGCGAATTGCAGGACCTGGCCGTCACCCGCAGCTTGGAAATCCACGGAACGGTCGTGTTGGCCCCGCTGTGCGGGCGGTTTTCCGGTGCCACGTATGTTGGCGGCGCCTTAATCGCCTCGGAAGGACGTATTCTCGGGATTACCGACGAACCGGACACGGTCTTGGTGGCCGGGGATGCGGAATCGGCTTTAATTCAACTCGGGGTTACCGATGTGTCGAGTTATTTGCCGCTCGCACGCCCATTACCCGGGGTCAACTTAGATCCCAAGAAAGCGGTCACTCCGGAAGCCGAAAAACGGGTCTTGGTGGACTGGGGGGCACTGGCGAGTCACGATATCATGGAAAACGGGCTCCATTTGTTGGCCGTGTCCCGGGAAAATCCCCGCTGGACCGCATTAGCGCCCGCCCGTCCCCACTACGCGCAAGAATTACACCAACTTCTCGAACACGGTGCCGCCGGGGCGTTTATGTATCCCGGTCTCGACCGGTTATTTCCCTGGCACGATGCGGTACGCCAATTGGGTAGCGTGCTGGCGCCGTACCGCCGGCCCCTTTTGGTCCATTCAGGGCCCGGTCTCGCCCCTTTGCGCTACGACGCGCCCGCCCTCTGGGATGAATTTGTCGCCGAATTCCCTATGATTCCGCTCATTTTGTTGCATATGGGAGGCCGATCGCCCTACGTGGAAGAAGCCCTGGTCCTTGCCGAACGCCACCCCTCGGTGTGGCTGGAAACCTCGGGAGCCCCGGTGGGCGCCATTCGGGAAGCGATCCGGCAACTCGGAACCCGCCGGGTGGTCTTTGGCAGTGGGGGGACTTCGGCTCTTTTTTCGACCGAATGGGCTAAAGTCGAAATCCTGAAAGAGGAGTTGACGCCGGAAGGGTTCCAACAAGTGGTGTATCATAACGCCCGGGCGCTGTTTTTTCCCGGCGAACGCGCTCCGCAGCGAGCCGGTAACGAAAGCGCCACGATTCAGCGCCTCAGCTAG
- a CDS encoding SirA-like domain-containing protein (PFAM: SirA-like protein~InterPro IPR001455~KEGG: bts:Btus_2487 SirA family protein~PFAM: SirA-like~SPTR: SirA family protein) yields MADQGAPLAVQLSIDAKGLACPLPIIRAKRGVSQIEVGEIVEIWTTDPGSLEDFRAWCRSTGHELVRQAGEAPPYQFWIRRTH; encoded by the coding sequence ATGGCTGATCAGGGTGCTCCGCTCGCGGTGCAATTAAGTATCGATGCCAAAGGGTTAGCCTGTCCGTTACCGATTATCCGGGCCAAACGGGGAGTCAGTCAAATCGAGGTCGGGGAGATCGTCGAAATTTGGACGACGGATCCCGGTTCCCTGGAAGATTTTCGTGCCTGGTGCCGGTCCACCGGTCACGAACTGGTGAGACAAGCGGGCGAGGCCCCGCCCTATCAATTTTGGATCCGCCGGACCCATTAG